DNA from Mucilaginibacter mallensis:
CAATATAAACCATGCCCTTACCAACTTTATACCCTTGTTTATTAACGCTGGTATCAATATGTAATAATTTAAACAGATGCTGTGATGGAGCAGTAAACTTATTGCCTTTTGTATCCCACCATTCCATTACACTTTGGTATGGGTCATTATCGCGGCCGCAATAAATCAGTACACCGCCTTTTTTAACCCAATCGGCAATATATTGGTGCACCTCCGGGTTAGTTGGTTTCATGTTTGAGTAACTCATTACCAAAACCTTAATATTTTGCAGCGTTTGCGCATAAGCAAGGTTTTCCATATGTACGGTTTGCACCGGGATACCGCGTTTTAACAGCGGTAGCGTTTGTCCGTAAAAATTAGAGAATTGCGGATCCTCAAAACCATTATGCGTTGGAAAACGCTGAAACATTAATGAATTGCTCATTAGCACCCCAATACTATTCACCCCAGTTACCTTATTCGGTGATAATGGCATTTGATTCAGCACATTGATCATGATCTGCATTTGTGTTGAGTAAGACTTAGGTATCAGCACGCTCGAATCGCTGTATGCCACTTTATACGGGCGGGTATAGATACGCTCGGGCCATGGCATTACCTCATAATTATCAATCGTGGGGTATAGTATTTCAGCGGTGAATGTAGCTTCGTAGTTTTTGCGATAGTCGGCCCAGTCACGTGGCCAATCCTCTATCGGGTCGGTTAAAAAGAATAATTTCCTCCCTGTTGGCGCGGTCATTGATACCATTGAGCCATATTCAAGAAAAGCATTTTCAAATACCCTCTCTTTTCGCTGACCGTTGAAATAAGTCGGCTCGCGCGAAGTGCCTGTCCAAACCTGGGCTATGTAACCGTCAATACCAGGCAACGATGCCAAACTAGCTTCAGGGCTCACAATTTGCCATGAAGAATAGTTTACCAGCGAATGCGTTGCTATATAAACCTTCACATCCTTGCCCTTACTTTTGCCGTACTCCTTGGCATAATTTGAAACCTGTTTTATGGCATTATAAAATAGCTGGTATTTTAATTTGCTCGACAGGTAGGTATTCTCTGCCGATGCATCCTGCGGACGCCAAGGGAACCCGTAATATTTTTGCCATTCTTCTTTAAACGGCTGACTATAACCCGCTCGTGCCCAAAACTCGGGCTCTTCTAAAAATATGGTAGTTATACCGGCATCAATCACCCTTTTTACCACCGCGGTTTTCATGTACTCAATAAACGACTGTACCGGAACTACATAAGGCATGTTTTTGCCATGAAAAATAGTATCGCCTTTTTGTGTTACCTGCCCTATTCCCAGGTGGTTTTTGCCATCCCATTTACCCAGAAAATAATCGAAATATGTACCCCATGCAATACCGGTCATAAAAGCGGTTTGGTAACCCCTATCGCGCCATGATTGTACGCGCTGTTCAAATGTTACGCCGGGGCGATCATTAGTACCGTATACAATCGCTACGTCTGATCGTACATCAATTTGGGGTATCCAGGGGCTACTGGTTTGGAAAGCTGTTTTTTGTCGACCGGTATCCGGGTTATTTTGCGCTAAACCAGCAAGTGAGATAGTTATTAAACTACAAAAAAGGGCAGTTTTTTTCATGTAGATGCTTTATTATTTCTATTATTTTATAAAAAAGGAGGGCTGTTAACCCTCCTTATAAATTATGATCACGGATATTTTGCAGACATTGGGGCATTGTAGTTATACTCATCAAGCCCGGCATTGATCCTTGCGCCAACACGGAAATATACATCCTGCGCCGGCATTGCGCCGCCGGTAGTGGTAATGGTTATAACCTGGCCCAGTAACGCGGTACCGGTTGAACCACCATATGAAACCAGTTTTGAGTACCTTGGGTCGTAATTATTATTGCCATCGTACTGTGTGTTGCTTACATACAGGTTAATATCGGTTATATCCTGCTGGTAGTTCGCATTGCTGGTACCGCGGGTAATTTTAACCTGTACGGTAACTGTACTATCAGCATTAAACACCGGCTTACCTACCCATTCAACCCTTAAAAAAGGCTGAACTTTAAAGTTAAGCGTTGCCTTGCTTGTTAACTTAATAGTTTGGCTTGAGTCGGCTGTAACCGTACCGGTATTATCTGTAGTCACCAACGGTACAAACGGCCCTTCAACCGAAACCTTATAAGTTGCAGCAAATATTTTATCGTCGTTAAAAGTACCATCCTGCATCGATTGGAAATACTCAGGCGTAGGATTAGCGCTGTAACTAATCTCCAGCAATTTAACGCGTGTACCGCCGCCGCCAATTTCTGTTTGTACGGTAGCCCCTGTGCCCTCGTCAATTGTGCTGCCGTTTATGGTATCGGATGGCGCGGGGTAATTATCAATTTTGCTGCACGAATTGCCGGCAATAACTGCCAGACAGAATGCTGTATAATAGAATAGCTTTTTCATCTTTAATATATTAATAACCTGGGTTTTGAACTAAGTTTGGACTCTTTGATATAGCGCCCTGCGGTATTTGCTCATAGTACCATCTTGGGTCGTAGGTGTAAACATCGTTACGCTCATCTGTACGTGCATCAAAGAAATATTTGCCTGCTTGTGCTGAATAGAATGGCATCAGGATACGGTATATGGTTCCGTTTTGTTCTTTTGAGAATGTTCTCCATCTTTTCAAATCCCAATAGGTTTTATTCTCAAACGCCAGTTCTTTTCTTCTTTCAATACGAACAGTATCAATGGTCATTGATCCGGCACTTGTTAACAATGTTGCACCAGCCCTTGAACGTATTTGGTTGATGATAGTAAAGGCATCCTGCGAATAATTAGTAGCACCGCTTTGACCCGCGCTGTTCAATTCAAAAGCTGCTTCAGCACGGTTCAGTAACACTTCGGCATAACGCATCTCTATCCATGTTTGGGTTTCGTTATTTTCCAGCACCTGTGATGTTGGTAAATTAGGATTTAACCATTTACGTACCGAGAAGCCTGAAATTGCGCAGGTTTGGTCGCCTGTAAAAATGCCGCTCAAACCGGCAGGGTTCATTAATGTTCCATCAGGTAATTTGTAGGCCGTTTGTGATGCGGTAGCTGATACAACAAGATTTGTAAGCGGGTACTGAGATCTTGAACCGGCTGGTAATAGCGGACTTATACCACCTGCAGATGGACCGGTATATATAGCACGTTGTATATCTATACTTTGCCCTTTAAATACATCGCCCGGCAATATAACTGTAGCGCGCAGCCTTGGTTCTGCGTTAGCAAACAAGTCCATAGTGTTGCTGAACAGAAGGTAATGACCGCTCGCATCAAGGTTTTGAATAGTACCATTTGAGTTCTTCGGTATACCATCAAACATCTCCACAAAATCAAGGGTTGGGTTTACTTCAGATGAATAACCATTTGGCCCGATCAGCTGGCGTGGCACGTTGTAGGCATCATAACCGTGCACCGAGTTTGGATACTGGTATTCCCTTACAAATATGCTTTCGCTGCTTCCCGCATCTGAGAACAGGTTCACAAAATTCTGGTACTGTGCTGTTTTATCAGTGGCCGACCATGATTTTAAATACAGGCTATAAACACCGTCAAGCGTTTTAGCGGCATTATATGCTTTCAGGAAATAACCGTTGGCAGCGCTGGATGGTATACCGCAAAGCTGATTCTTTTGACCATCAAATAAAGTGGTGGTATTGTATTTGGCAATGGTGCCCGCATACAGCATCGCCCTTGATTCAAATGCTGCTGCAACATATTTATTTGCACGGCTGCCATCAGCCTCATCAGTATTTACCGCAGGTAAGTTAGCAATAGCGAAATCAAAATCGCTGGCTACCTGGTCCCAAACAGCTTGCTCTGATGAGCGGGGTATCTGCAATTCATCGGTACTTGTACCTACTGTGTAGTTCAGGGTTTTGTTAACGAGGGGCACGCCGCCAAAGCGTTTCACCAATCCAAAATAAGTCATGCCACGCACAAAATAGGCTTCGCCTAGCCAGGCATTTACCTGAGCCGTACTGAAATTACTTGCATATGAGGGTAACGTTTGAATAAAGTAATCGCAATCACGAATGGTTGTATATGAGCCACCCCATATATCCCAATTCCAGCCGCCGAAGTTCTCCTGCATAGAGCTTGTTTGGTCGCGGCTAAGGGCTTCACCTGTTGTAGCCGGTGTTGGGCTGATGATCCAGAAAAAATTCAACCCACGCTGAGGTGAATACCTGAAATCCTCAATAGGCAACTCACTGTAAAGGCGTGCCATATAGGCTTGTATACCCGCTGGGGTAGAAAATACGTCAGGGTCCTGGATGATATTTTTTGGTGGTATATCCAGCTTTCTGCAAGCCGTTAAACACACAAATAATGTTAATAATATATAGTTATATTTTTTCATGATTTCTTTCAATTAGAATTTAACATTTAAACCTACGTTGTACAATTTATCAAGCGGGTACAAGTAGCCGTAAGTACCTGAAGGGTGTTCAGGATCAACATACTTAACATCGGTAATAGTAAACAGGTTATAGCCGTTTACAAATACCCTTACCCCCTTAACTCCTATCTGTGATAAAAATTTATTAGGTAAATTATAGCCGATCTCTAAGCTCTTCAGCCTTAAGTAAGCAGCATTTTGAAAGTTAAATGTTGAATTGGTGTTGGCAGTAGTACCAGTGTAGGCAAAATGGCCCGGCACCCATACAGTATTTGGGTTGTACGGATCGGCATTAGGATCAGCCGGGTGATAATCGTTTAAAAATTGGGTTAACGCGCTGCCACCACCCCAAAGCGGGATGTTTAATTGCTCGATATATGAAACGCTGTACATGCTGGTTCCCTGTAGCAGCATACTGATATCAAACCCATCGTATGAACCGCCTAAGGTAAGGCCGTAAGTAATTTTAGGCGTT
Protein-coding regions in this window:
- a CDS encoding RagB/SusD family nutrient uptake outer membrane protein, whose product is MKKYNYILLTLFVCLTACRKLDIPPKNIIQDPDVFSTPAGIQAYMARLYSELPIEDFRYSPQRGLNFFWIISPTPATTGEALSRDQTSSMQENFGGWNWDIWGGSYTTIRDCDYFIQTLPSYASNFSTAQVNAWLGEAYFVRGMTYFGLVKRFGGVPLVNKTLNYTVGTSTDELQIPRSSEQAVWDQVASDFDFAIANLPAVNTDEADGSRANKYVAAAFESRAMLYAGTIAKYNTTTLFDGQKNQLCGIPSSAANGYFLKAYNAAKTLDGVYSLYLKSWSATDKTAQYQNFVNLFSDAGSSESIFVREYQYPNSVHGYDAYNVPRQLIGPNGYSSEVNPTLDFVEMFDGIPKNSNGTIQNLDASGHYLLFSNTMDLFANAEPRLRATVILPGDVFKGQSIDIQRAIYTGPSAGGISPLLPAGSRSQYPLTNLVVSATASQTAYKLPDGTLMNPAGLSGIFTGDQTCAISGFSVRKWLNPNLPTSQVLENNETQTWIEMRYAEVLLNRAEAAFELNSAGQSGATNYSQDAFTIINQIRSRAGATLLTSAGSMTIDTVRIERRKELAFENKTYWDLKRWRTFSKEQNGTIYRILMPFYSAQAGKYFFDARTDERNDVYTYDPRWYYEQIPQGAISKSPNLVQNPGY
- a CDS encoding DUF3823 domain-containing protein, yielding MKKLFYYTAFCLAVIAGNSCSKIDNYPAPSDTINGSTIDEGTGATVQTEIGGGGTRVKLLEISYSANPTPEYFQSMQDGTFNDDKIFAATYKVSVEGPFVPLVTTDNTGTVTADSSQTIKLTSKATLNFKVQPFLRVEWVGKPVFNADSTVTVQVKITRGTSNANYQQDITDINLYVSNTQYDGNNNYDPRYSKLVSYGGSTGTALLGQVITITTTGGAMPAQDVYFRVGARINAGLDEYNYNAPMSAKYP